DNA from Methanomassiliicoccales archaeon:
TGAAGTATTTTGTACCGGATCAAGGCTGGCTGGCCTTCAGGAAGGAGCCGAAGACCCGGACGCAGGAAGCGCTCTCCTGGAGCTGTTCCAACGCCATCCGCACCTTCTCGTCCTTGACATCGCCGTCCAGGTCCAGATAGAAAACGTACTCCCAAGTGCGTCCGCGCCAGGGGCGGGACTCCAGCTTGGTTATGTTGACGTCGTTGGTGGCGAAAGTCTTCAGGCAATCGAAGAGCGCCCCTGGCTGGTTCTTGGTGGTGAAGGCCAGGGCGGTCTTGTTGCCCTTGGCGCCAGCCTTCTCCTTGGACAGCACGAAGAAGCGGGTGATGTTGTCCTGCACGCTCTGCACATCCGCCAGAAGCACCTTCATGCCGTAGGTGGACGCGGCCCGGCGGCTGGCTATGGCCGCCTCGTCCTTCGATCCCCTTTCCTTCACCATGCGCACCGAACCGGCCGTGTCGAACGCCGGCACCTTCTGCCACTCCGGATGCGAGGTCAACAGGTCCCGGCACTGCGCTAAAGCTTGTGGGTGGCTGTAGACCCGGCGCACGTCCTTCAACGAACCGTCCGGATGACCGATGAGGCAGTGCCGGATGCGCACCATGACCTCCCCCACGACCTTCAGGTCGCTCTGGAACAGCAGATCGTTCGCGGCGGTCACGCTGCCCTCGATGGAGTTCTCCACCGGCAACATGCCCAGGTCCGCCTTGCCGCTCTTCACGGCCTCGAACAGGTCCACGAACTCGGCGCACTCGAGGGTGCTGGCGCTATCGTCGAAAGAGAACACCGCGTCCTCGCTGTAAGCGCCTTTCACTCCCTGGAACGCCACTATCATGTCAGCACCCGAACAGCTCCTCGTGAACGGCCTTGGTGGCCTTCTCCAGGTCGGCCTCGTCCACCGTGAAATGGAAGGCCACGAGCGATGCGCCTGCGGATATCAGCCCGACGTTCACACTTTCCTTCGCCACCGCCTTGAACACCCGGGACGCCAGCCCCGTGTGGTGGCCCAGTCCCTCGCCCACGATGCACATCAGGGCGAAGTCGGTGTGCGTCTCTATCCTGGTGGCGCCGCCCTCCGTCAGTACCTTCTGGGCCTTGGCCACGTCCTTCTTGTCCACCAGCAGCGCGATGCAGGTCAGCGACGTCACCACGCTGTAGATGTTGATCTCCGCCTGGCGCAGCGACGACGCCACATCGGCCAGCACTCCCAGCTTGTAGCCGGTGTTCTCCCCGAACACCTTCACCAGGGAGAGGTTCTTCATGCAGGAGATGGACTTGATGCTCTTCTCCACGTTCTCCACCCCCTTGATGGCCGTCCCCGAGGCCTCCGGGCGAAAGACGTTCTTTACCCGGATCTCGATATTGCCGGAACGCGCCGGTTCCATGGTCATGGGATGGACGATTTTAGCTCCGAAGTACGCCAGCTCGGCCGCCTCGTCGTAGGTCAGCTGTGGGATCGGCCTGGCGGACGGAACGATCTTGGGGTCCACGCTCATGAACCCGTCCACGTCCTTCCATATCTCGAGGACCGAGGCGCCCATGGCGTTGGCCACGGCGGCCGCACTGTAATCGCTGCCGTTGCGCCCGAATACGGTGACGCTGCCCTCCGGCGCTCGTCCGAAGAACCCGGTGACCACCGGGGTGACGCCATCGTGCATGATCTTCATCAATTTGGGGCGGATAGTGGAGCGGGTGGCCTCCAGGTTCACCGTGGCCGTCCCGTACTCGCCGTCGGTGATTATGCCCAGCTCGTCAGCGTCCATTGCCCGCGCCTTCATGCCCATCTCGTTGAGCAGGGCGGAGACGACGATCACGGAGAGGCGCTCCCCGAAGCACTGCACGTAGTCCCGGATGCGGGGATTGACCTCTTCGATGTAACTGGAACCGTAGAGCATGCGCTCCAGTTTGACCAGTTTCGCCACCAGCTCCTCCATGGCCTGGGCCTGGCACTTTTCCGAGGATAAGGCCTCCTTGACCAGGTCGGTGTGCAATTTGGTGATGGCCTTCATGAAGTCGTCCACATCCTCCTCGGTCCGGGTGCGGGAGATGAACTGGACCAGCATCTCGGTAACGCCGGAGACGGCGCTGAGGACCACGACCTTCTTCTCCTTCTCGACCATAATGATGCCAGCCACCTGGCGCATGGACTCCCCGGTCTTCAGCGAGGAACCGCCGAACTTCAGTACCTTCAGGTGCGGCACCTCCTCTTGACTATCATCTGGGGCGTCTCCACCAGCGCGCGGTCGGCCTCTTCCCTGGTAAGACCGGCGGCCAGCGCGATCTGCGTGGCCGTGACCAGGTCTATCAGGTCCCCCGGGCTGTGCGCGTCGGTGTTGACCACCATGTGGGCCCCGGCCTGCTGGGCCATGCGGGCCACGTGCCCGTTGGTCTTGCAGTGCGAGCCGCGGGAGGTTATCTCCAGCACCACGCCGTTGTCCCGGGCATGCTGTGCTTCCTCCAGGGTGATGAACCCAGGGTGCGCCAGGATGTCCACCTCGGGGTTCATGACCGCCGCCAGGTTGGTCCCCTTCTCCACCGGCTCGCTTATCGTTTCACCGTGAATCACCACGATCTCCGCCCCCAGCTTGCGTGCTTTGGAAACGACCTCGTCGATGCGGCGCACGGGAACGTGCGTTATCTCCACTCCGACCAGCACTTTCATGCCCCATTCGGTGGCCAGGTCGGCGTCCCTCCTTCCTTCGGAAATGATCCGTTCCAGGTTGCTCAGCGAGGCGTGATCGGTGAACGCCAAGGTCTTCGTTCCCTTTACCAGGGCGCGGCGCGCCAGCTCGATCGGGAGCAGCTCGCCGTCGCTCATCAGAGTGTGGGTGTGCAGTTCGGCCCTCATTTTCTTCTCTCCGCCAGTTTACGATAGACGTCCTCCCACTTTATCTCCATGCCTTCCATCGCCACCAACAGGTGGTAGACCAGGTCGGCGACCTCCCAGGCCTCCTCCTTCTCTTGGTGGTTCTTGGCGGCTAGCAGCACTTCCGCCGCTTCCTCCACCACCTTCTTCAGGCGCTTGTCCTCGTCCGCCAGGAGCTTGCAGGTATAGCTGCCCTCCACCGGGTGGGCCTTGCGGTCGCGGATGATCCGTATGAGCTCGGGGACCACGGCCATGGTGCCCTCGAGATCGCCGTACACCACCTCGTCGAAGCAGGACATGCGCTCCAGGTGGCAGGCCACCCCGGTCTGCTTGACCCGCACGAGCAAGGTATCATTGTCGCAGTCCAGCTGGATGGAGACGATGTCCTGCACGTGGCCGGACGTTTCGCCTTTCATCCACTGGGCCTGCCGGGACCGGGAGTAGAAATGGGTTCGCCCGGTCTTCAGCATCTGGCGGTACGCTTCATCGTTGGCGTAGGCCATCATCAGCACCTCGTTGGTCTCGTGGTCTTGGACGATGACCGGTATCAGTCCGTTGGCATCGAACTTCGGGCTGCTCATCTAACCTCAACTCCATTCTCTCGGAGATATTGCTTCACGTTCCCCACCGTGCACTGGCCGTAGTGGAATATGGAGGCTGCCAGCGCCGCCGCCGCCTTCGTCTCTTTCAAAACCTCCAGGATATGCTGCGGCGAGCCGCAGCCCCCGGAGGCGATGACCGGTATGTCGACCGCGTCCGCCACCGCCCTTGTCATAGCAATATCGTAACCGTCCTTAGTGCCGTCGGCGTCCATGCTGGTCAACAGGATCTCCCCGGCCCCCAGCTCCTCCACCCGGCGGGCCCATTCCACCATGTCCAGGTTGGCGTTCTTGCGCCCCCCGTGCGTGTACACGGTCCAGGAGCCCCCCTGGCGCTTGGCGTCTATGGCCACGACGACGCATTGCGAGCCGAAGTCCTTGGCGCACTCGGAAACGAGGTCGGGGTGCTGCACGGCGACGGTGTTCACGGACACCTTGTCCGCGCCGGCGTTGAGGGCCTTGCGCATGTCGTCCTTCTCCCGGATCCCACCGCCCACGGTAAGCGGGACGAAGAGGCGCTTGGCCGTCTCCTCGACGATGCCCAGCAAGGTCCGTCGCCCCTCGGCGCTGGCGGAGATGTCCAGGAAGACGATCTCGTCCGCCCCCTGCTTCTCGTACGCTTCGGCAAGCTCCGGCGGGTACCCCACGTCCTTCAGGTCCAGGAACTTGATCCCTTTGACCACCGCCCCGTCCTTCACGTCCAGGCAGGGGATTATCCGTTTGGTCAGGCTCATCTCTTGCTCACCTTGGGGCGGTCCTTGGTGCTGAGCTCCTTGGACCGCGGCCTCACCGCGGCCTGGAGGGCCTTTCCTAAGGCTTTGAAGGTGGCCTCGATGAGGTGGTGCTCGTCGTACCCCCGCAATATCAGCACGTGCAGGGTGATGTCCGAGGACATGGCGAAGCTGCGGAGGAAGTGGGTGTACAGCGGGTCGGGGCAGTCCAGGTCGGCGTACGGCCTTTCGATTATGTCCACCACCACCTGCACTAGGGCGTCGTCCATGGGCATGAGGGAGGAGGCGGTGCGCTCGATGGGCGTCTCGCCCAGGCTCTGCCTCAACGTCTTGCCTAGGACTATAGCAACATCCTCCACCAGGTGGTGCACGTCGTCGCCCGTGGCCTGCACGGTCAGGTTGAAATTGGCGTAGCGGCCCAGGGTCTCGACCATATGGCGCAGGAACTGGTCGTCGCACTCCACCCTGGTCTCTCCCACCCCGTCCAGTTCCAGCACGATGCGCACCTCGGTCTCCCGGGTCTTGCGCACCAACTCCGCTTTCCTTACCATGCCATCAGCTCCGAAATACTTTATGATTCAATTTTCCAGTATAAAGCGCTAATCCCACCACCGCCTCCAGGACGCCCATTCGCCGCAGGGCCTCGACGTCCCTCTGGTCGGTGACGCCGCCGGAGACGATGGTCAGGTGCGGGCATCTGGACACGAAGGAGCGCACCGCCCCTTCGTCTATGCCTTGGGCTTGCCCCTCCACGTCCACGTTGGTGAACAGGACGCCGGCCAAGGGAACGCTCTCGATCTCCTTGAACACGGTCTCCATGTCCAGTCCGGCATCGGCCTTCCAGCCGTGCGTCTGGATCTTCCCGCCCTTCATGTCCATGGCCAGGACCACCCTCTTGGGGTACTTACCAGCCATGGTCCTCAGCCACTCAGGGTCCTGCAGTCCCTTGGTGCCCACGATGACCCGGTCCGCGCCGCAGTCCAGGTAATACTCCGCCACCTCTGTCGAACGGATGCCGCCGCCGACCTGCACCGGCATCTTCACCGAAGCGATCACCCTCCGGATGGTCTGGGCGTTGTGCCCCTTCCCCAGGGCGGAGTCCAGGTCTATTATGTGCAACCGCTGGGCGCCTTGGGCCTCCCAGTCCTTGGCCGTGGTCAAAGGGTCGGGCAGCACCACCTGCTCCGTGCCCGGGACGCCGCCCACCAGCTGCACCACACGGTGGTCCAGTATGTCCACCGCGGGCATGACCATCATCTGCACTCCTCCGCGAAGCGCACGAAGCCGTTCAGGAACTCCAGTCCGGCCGCGGAGCTCTTCTCCGGGTGGAACTGCGTCCCGTAGGTGTTCCCCTTGTGGAACAAGGTGGGGAACTCCCCGTAATAATCGGTATGGCCAACGTCGGAGTAGTCCTCCGGGCGGCCGTGGTAGGAGTGGGCGAAATAGAAGTACGGCTCGCTGATGTTGCGCATGATGTGGTCCTCCGACTCCACACGGTTCCAGCCCATGTGCGGGACCCGGGGTGCCTTCAGCCGCACAACCCTGCCTTTCAAATAACCGAGCCCAGGGCTCGTTCCTTCCTCGCTCCCCTCGAACAGTATCTGCATGCCGATGCACACCCCCAGGCAGGGCACGCCGTCCTCCAGGCGGTCCACTATCACGTCCCGGTGGGGCAGCAGCCGCTCCAAGGTCTTGTCGAAGGCCCCCACGCCGGGAAGCACGATGCACTCGGCCTCCGGCAGCTTGGACATGTCATCGATGACGGTCACCTGCGCCCCGCAGAGCTCCAGGGCCTTGCGTATGCTGTGCAGGTTGCCGACCCCGTAGTCGGCCATGGTGACCTTCAGCATTACCCTAGGACCTCCCCGATCTTGCGCAATAAGGTGGAGTTCATCTCCCTGGTGCCTATGGTCGTCCGTACGCAATTCTCCAGGCGGCGCTCCTTGCCGAAGTCCCGCACCAGCACGCCCTTGTCCGCCAGTTTACTGGTCAGCGCGTCCGAGGGCACCGTGGAACGGAACAGCATGTAGTTAGCCTCGGAGGGGAACACATCGAATCCCAGGTACCTCAGCCCCCTCTCCAGGTACGGCCTCTCCTCCTTCACGACGCGCACGCTCCTCTCCAGGAACTCCCGGTCCTTCAAGGCGGCCATGGCCACCCTCTCCCCTATCATGTTGAGCGAGTAGGGGATCTTGACCTTCTGCAGGGCTTCGGCCATCTCCTCGCCCGCGACCAGGTAGCCCACGCGCATACCCGCCAGTCCGTACGCTTTCGAGAACGTCCGGGTGACGATTAGGTTGTCATACTTCTTGACCAGGGGGATGAAGGACATACCGGCGTACTCCCCGTAGGCCTCGTCCACCACCACCGGACGGTCGTTCCCTTCGATGACTGCCTTGACGTCGTCCAGGCGAAAAGTGTTGGAGGTGGGGTTGTTAGGCGTGCAGATAAGCGCCAGCTTTCCTTTGGCGTCGTTCATCTTCTCTACGACCAGCTGGAACTCGTCGTCCAGGTCTACGGTGACGGTCCGCCCGCCGTTAATCTTCACGAAGAAGGAGTGCAATACGTACGCAGGGTGGGCGGTGATGACCATCTCGCCCGGCTCCACGAAGGTCTTGATGATGATGTCCAACGCTTCGTCGGAACCGTTGCCCACCACGAAGTTCTCCGGACGCAGCTTGTACAGCTCCGCGAGAGCGCCCCTCAGCCCGTCTCCGTAGGTGCTCGGGTACTGTCCAACGTCCAGCGAGGCGCATTCCTTGAGCGCACGTTGCCCGGCGGGGTTGGCCCCCAGGGCGTTGGTGCTGGTGTCCATGCGCAGCTTGTCCCCCACCTGGGGGTTGTAGTAGAGCTGCAGGTCCCGGCAGCTGCTGCGTATCCAGTTCTTGTCCATGCAGGCACCTCAGGGGACCATGCGGTCGATGGGCGTGAGCAGTATTCCTGTCGCTCCCATGCGCTTGAGCTTGATGATGGCGTCGTAAGCGTCCGTCTTGTCGATGACCACGTGCACGGCCACGACGTCGTCCCGGCCGATGATGTTCATGATGGTCGGGCCGGCGATACCGGGGAAGGATTTGCGGACCTCGTCCAGCGAGGTCTTCGGCACGTCGGCCATGAGATACTGTTTGTTCTCCGCCTCGGTGACGCTCAGCATGGCGGAGATTATCTCCTGCACCTGCTGCTCGTGGCTCTCGTACGCTTTACGGTTGGCGATCACGACCGCTTGTGATTCGGCGACGACCGCCAGCTCGCGCAGGTGGTTCATCTTTAACGTTGAACCGCTGGAGACCAGATCGACGATTATATCGGCGACGCCCAGGTGCGGGGCGATCTCCGCCGCCCCGGCGATGGAGGCAATCTCCACCTTCTTGCCCAGCTTCTCGAAGTACTTGCGGGTCATGTTGGGGAACGACGTCGCCACCACCAGCCCGTCGGGCAGGTCCTCTGGGCGCTTGACGTCCATGGCCTCCGGGACGGCCACGGATAGACGGCAGCGCCCGAAGTTGAGCTCGTAGGGCACGACGACGTCCAGGCCGGACTCCAGCACCAGGTCGTAGCCGGTGATGCCCACGTCCACCGCTCCCTTGTGCACGAACTTGACGATGTCCTGGGCCCGGAGGAACATTACCGCCAGGTCCTGGCGCTTGACGTTGGCGTACAGCCTGCGCTCGTCCCCGTTCTCTATCTCCAGTCCAGCCTGCTTGAGGATCTCGATGGACCTCTCGCTCAGCCTTCCTTTGTTGGGTATGGCCAGCCTGAGTGTCATATGATAACCCTTGGCAATACCCCATCAATGGACAAATGCTACTTATAATTACTGACACTCTGGTCGCGAACGCGCGTTTGTCCAGGAAGAATGACAAAAAAGAGACGTCCCGTCAGCGCTCGTAGCGCACCTTGGTGATACGGTCTTCGGGAATGTCGCAGCGGACCAATCGTGGAACGTCCCCGCCCATGCCCATCTTGCCGTTGATCATGACCAGCGCTCCCAACACGCCGTCGATGGCCAGCACCCCACGGAGCGCCTTGTCCATGGTGGTGACGTCGTCATCGGAGATCATGTTCCCCAACTTCGTGGCGCAGGCGTCGGCCAGGGCCACATCGTTCGAGATGACCGTGGCCAAGTCCGCCCGTCCCAGGGAGATGGAAGGGCCGATGGTGCCGGAGGACGTGCATATCCCGTACAGCTTCCTGGTCGGCGGCACCTCTAATGCCATGTATATGGGCGAGGCCTCTCCGGCGTAGAGCCCCACGGTCACCGTCTTGGAGGTGCGCATGGCGATGTCACCACCGTTATCCACCATGCAGTGCTTGCAGCCGGCCTTGGTCATGGTCATCACCGCCTGCTCGCTGATAGCCCCGGCCACCGCGGCCATGGGCCCCACACCGGCCTTCTGGGCCGCCAGGCACATGCGCTTGACCACTTCGTCCATGTCCGGAGCGACGGGGTAGGGATCGAAGGTGGTCTTGAAGTACTCGTCCTTGGCGATGTAGGCCTCGACCTGCTGGCGGGCGTCCATAATCGCCGTCTCGGCCATGGATAGGTACTCTTCCGCCGCTTCGATGGTCACGGCGGTCTCGCGGATCTCGAAGTGCTTTCTCATATTCGGAAGTTCATCGCTCCTGGCGGGCAGGCGTCGATGCACATCCCGCAGGCGATGCACTTCTCGGCGTCATAGCGCACCTTCCATACCGAACGGTCCATGGTCAGGGCCTCCACTGGACAAATGGAGATGCACATGCCGCAATGGGTGCAGCGCCCCTCGTCCTTGTCCACGTAGTTGGTCAGCTCCTGCACGTCGACCCTGGCCTCGTTCAAGAATCGAACCGCGTCCCTGATGCTGGCGGCCTTGCCCTCGACCTCCATGAGCAATCGTCCGCCCATCTCCCGGACCTCCGCCCGCAGGATGTTGATCCGCAGGTCGTAGTCCTTGACCAGGTGGTATACGACCGGCTCGTTGACCAGGTCGGGGGTGAATCCGAGCATGAACTTCTTCTTGACCATCAGACCGCCTCCTCCCGGGAACGAACCTCGAGCGTGCCCACGCTGCGGTCCTCGGGCAGCTGGGCCACCGGCTCGGTCAGAAGGAACTCCCCGTCCTCAATGCGTTCCGATAGAAGCTCGGCGATCTGCCTGGCCTTCAAGTAGCTAGATAGCGACGAGGTTCGCACTTCCTTACCGAAAAGCTCGACCTTGCCCGAGCGTAGCTCGGCGTAGGAGACGTGCTTTATGGGCCGGCGGTTCCTGGACTGCACGGAGTAGTCTATGATGGGAGCGAAGAGCTGCTCGTCGCTGACGGTCGTGGCCTTCAGCACCTCCTCGTCCAGTATCGGGA
Protein-coding regions in this window:
- the pheA gene encoding prephenate dehydratase, with protein sequence MIVAFQGVKGAYSEDAVFSFDDSASTLECAEFVDLFEAVKSGKADLGMLPVENSIEGSVTAANDLLFQSDLKVVGEVMVRIRHCLIGHPDGSLKDVRRVYSHPQALAQCRDLLTSHPEWQKVPAFDTAGSVRMVKERGSKDEAAIASRRAASTYGMKVLLADVQSVQDNITRFFVLSKEKAGAKGNKTALAFTTKNQPGALFDCLKTFATNDVNITKLESRPWRGRTWEYVFYLDLDGDVKDEKVRMALEQLQESASCVRVFGSFLKASQP
- a CDS encoding aspartate kinase; the encoded protein is MPHLKVLKFGGSSLKTGESMRQVAGIIMVEKEKKVVVLSAVSGVTEMLVQFISRTRTEEDVDDFMKAITKLHTDLVKEALSSEKCQAQAMEELVAKLVKLERMLYGSSYIEEVNPRIRDYVQCFGERLSVIVVSALLNEMGMKARAMDADELGIITDGEYGTATVNLEATRSTIRPKLMKIMHDGVTPVVTGFFGRAPEGSVTVFGRNGSDYSAAAVANAMGASVLEIWKDVDGFMSVDPKIVPSARPIPQLTYDEAAELAYFGAKIVHPMTMEPARSGNIEIRVKNVFRPEASGTAIKGVENVEKSIKSISCMKNLSLVKVFGENTGYKLGVLADVASSLRQAEINIYSVVTSLTCIALLVDKKDVAKAQKVLTEGGATRIETHTDFALMCIVGEGLGHHTGLASRVFKAVAKESVNVGLISAGASLVAFHFTVDEADLEKATKAVHEELFGC
- a CDS encoding histidinol phosphate phosphatase domain-containing protein, which translates into the protein MRAELHTHTLMSDGELLPIELARRALVKGTKTLAFTDHASLSNLERIISEGRRDADLATEWGMKVLVGVEITHVPVRRIDEVVSKARKLGAEIVVIHGETISEPVEKGTNLAAVMNPEVDILAHPGFITLEEAQHARDNGVVLEITSRGSHCKTNGHVARMAQQAGAHMVVNTDAHSPGDLIDLVTATQIALAAGLTREEADRALVETPQMIVKRRCRT
- the hisIE gene encoding bifunctional phosphoribosyl-AMP cyclohydrolase/phosphoribosyl-ATP diphosphatase HisIE; the encoded protein is MSSPKFDANGLIPVIVQDHETNEVLMMAYANDEAYRQMLKTGRTHFYSRSRQAQWMKGETSGHVQDIVSIQLDCDNDTLLVRVKQTGVACHLERMSCFDEVVYGDLEGTMAVVPELIRIIRDRKAHPVEGSYTCKLLADEDKRLKKVVEEAAEVLLAAKNHQEKEEAWEVADLVYHLLVAMEGMEIKWEDVYRKLAERRK
- the hisF gene encoding imidazole glycerol phosphate synthase subunit HisF; translated protein: MSLTKRIIPCLDVKDGAVVKGIKFLDLKDVGYPPELAEAYEKQGADEIVFLDISASAEGRRTLLGIVEETAKRLFVPLTVGGGIREKDDMRKALNAGADKVSVNTVAVQHPDLVSECAKDFGSQCVVVAIDAKRQGGSWTVYTHGGRKNANLDMVEWARRVEELGAGEILLTSMDADGTKDGYDIAMTRAVADAVDIPVIASGGCGSPQHILEVLKETKAAAALAASIFHYGQCTVGNVKQYLRENGVEVR
- a CDS encoding imidazoleglycerol-phosphate dehydratase → MVRKAELVRKTRETEVRIVLELDGVGETRVECDDQFLRHMVETLGRYANFNLTVQATGDDVHHLVEDVAIVLGKTLRQSLGETPIERTASSLMPMDDALVQVVVDIIERPYADLDCPDPLYTHFLRSFAMSSDITLHVLILRGYDEHHLIEATFKALGKALQAAVRPRSKELSTKDRPKVSKR
- a CDS encoding 1-(5-phosphoribosyl)-5-[(5-phosphoribosylamino)methylideneamino] imidazole-4-carboxamide isomerase; its protein translation is MMVMPAVDILDHRVVQLVGGVPGTEQVVLPDPLTTAKDWEAQGAQRLHIIDLDSALGKGHNAQTIRRVIASVKMPVQVGGGIRSTEVAEYYLDCGADRVIVGTKGLQDPEWLRTMAGKYPKRVVLAMDMKGGKIQTHGWKADAGLDMETVFKEIESVPLAGVLFTNVDVEGQAQGIDEGAVRSFVSRCPHLTIVSGGVTDQRDVEALRRMGVLEAVVGLALYTGKLNHKVFRS
- the hisH gene encoding imidazole glycerol phosphate synthase subunit HisH; amino-acid sequence: MLKVTMADYGVGNLHSIRKALELCGAQVTVIDDMSKLPEAECIVLPGVGAFDKTLERLLPHRDVIVDRLEDGVPCLGVCIGMQILFEGSEEGTSPGLGYLKGRVVRLKAPRVPHMGWNRVESEDHIMRNISEPYFYFAHSYHGRPEDYSDVGHTDYYGEFPTLFHKGNTYGTQFHPEKSSAAGLEFLNGFVRFAEECR
- the hisC gene encoding histidinol-phosphate transaminase, with the protein product MDKNWIRSSCRDLQLYYNPQVGDKLRMDTSTNALGANPAGQRALKECASLDVGQYPSTYGDGLRGALAELYKLRPENFVVGNGSDEALDIIIKTFVEPGEMVITAHPAYVLHSFFVKINGGRTVTVDLDDEFQLVVEKMNDAKGKLALICTPNNPTSNTFRLDDVKAVIEGNDRPVVVDEAYGEYAGMSFIPLVKKYDNLIVTRTFSKAYGLAGMRVGYLVAGEEMAEALQKVKIPYSLNMIGERVAMAALKDREFLERSVRVVKEERPYLERGLRYLGFDVFPSEANYMLFRSTVPSDALTSKLADKGVLVRDFGKERRLENCVRTTIGTREMNSTLLRKIGEVLG
- the hisG gene encoding ATP phosphoribosyltransferase — its product is MTLRLAIPNKGRLSERSIEILKQAGLEIENGDERRLYANVKRQDLAVMFLRAQDIVKFVHKGAVDVGITGYDLVLESGLDVVVPYELNFGRCRLSVAVPEAMDVKRPEDLPDGLVVATSFPNMTRKYFEKLGKKVEIASIAGAAEIAPHLGVADIIVDLVSSGSTLKMNHLRELAVVAESQAVVIANRKAYESHEQQVQEIISAMLSVTEAENKQYLMADVPKTSLDEVRKSFPGIAGPTIMNIIGRDDVVAVHVVIDKTDAYDAIIKLKRMGATGILLTPIDRMVP
- a CDS encoding UPF0280 family protein, with the translated sequence MRKHFEIRETAVTIEAAEEYLSMAETAIMDARQQVEAYIAKDEYFKTTFDPYPVAPDMDEVVKRMCLAAQKAGVGPMAAVAGAISEQAVMTMTKAGCKHCMVDNGGDIAMRTSKTVTVGLYAGEASPIYMALEVPPTRKLYGICTSSGTIGPSISLGRADLATVISNDVALADACATKLGNMISDDDVTTMDKALRGVLAIDGVLGALVMINGKMGMGGDVPRLVRCDIPEDRITKVRYER
- a CDS encoding 4Fe-4S binding protein; this encodes MVKKKFMLGFTPDLVNEPVVYHLVKDYDLRINILRAEVREMGGRLLMEVEGKAASIRDAVRFLNEARVDVQELTNYVDKDEGRCTHCGMCISICPVEALTMDRSVWKVRYDAEKCIACGMCIDACPPGAMNFRI